From Solidesulfovibrio carbinoliphilus subsp. oakridgensis, the proteins below share one genomic window:
- a CDS encoding ABC transporter substrate-binding protein: protein MRKTAWISALAGLLILGLAATALAGKLDDIKSRGALVAGVKDSQPPFGYVDEKTNQVVGFEIDLMEALAKRLGVKLELKPVTSSTRIPMLGQGAIDIVAATMTHKKEREDQVDFSITYFMTGQKLLVKKGGGVNSVADLGGKKVGSVKGSTSEQNVKKAQPDCTVISFETYPEAFLALKQGKVQAMTTDESILVGIKNSDDNPDAWDIVGEYISPEPYGLGLPENDSDFRDFVNLALMNMWETGEYQKIYEKWFGKGKKDYLPLTWKMELWP, encoded by the coding sequence ATGCGCAAGACAGCCTGGATTTCCGCCCTGGCCGGCCTGCTGATCCTCGGCCTGGCCGCCACGGCCCTGGCCGGCAAGCTCGACGACATCAAGTCCCGCGGGGCGCTGGTGGCCGGCGTGAAGGACTCCCAGCCGCCCTTTGGCTATGTCGACGAGAAGACCAACCAGGTCGTGGGCTTCGAGATCGACCTCATGGAGGCCCTGGCCAAGCGTCTGGGCGTCAAGCTCGAACTCAAGCCCGTCACCTCCTCCACCCGCATTCCCATGCTGGGCCAGGGCGCCATCGACATCGTGGCCGCCACCATGACCCACAAGAAGGAGCGCGAGGATCAGGTCGACTTCTCCATCACCTATTTCATGACCGGCCAGAAGCTGCTCGTCAAAAAGGGCGGCGGCGTCAATTCCGTGGCCGATCTCGGCGGCAAGAAGGTCGGTTCGGTCAAGGGCTCCACGTCCGAGCAGAACGTGAAAAAAGCCCAGCCCGACTGCACGGTCATCTCGTTCGAGACCTACCCCGAGGCCTTCCTGGCCCTCAAGCAGGGCAAGGTCCAGGCCATGACCACCGACGAGTCCATCCTGGTCGGCATCAAAAACAGCGACGACAACCCGGACGCCTGGGACATCGTCGGCGAGTACATCTCGCCCGAACCCTACGGCCTGGGGCTGCCGGAAAACGATTCCGACTTCCGCGACTTCGTCAACCTGGCGCTCATGAACATGTGGGAGACCGGCGAATACCAGAAGATCTACGAGAAGTGGTTCGGCAAGGGCAAGAAGGACTATCTGCCCCTGACCTGGAAGATGGAGCTCTGGCCCTAA
- a CDS encoding amino acid ABC transporter ATP-binding protein: MAMIEFHNVQKWYGEFHVLKGITDSVEQGEVLVICGPSGSGKSTLIRCVNRLEEYQQGHILFDGHDIHGDDMDVNRLRCDIGIVFQQFNLYPHLSVLKNITLAPTKVKKMPRKEAEELALALLERVGIHEQARKFPAELSGGQQQRVAIARALAMKPKVMLFDEPTSALDPEMINEVLNVMKDLARDGMTMLCVTHEMGFAREVADRVVFMDFGEIIEGAPPLEFFKNPRHDRTKLFLKEIL; encoded by the coding sequence ATGGCCATGATCGAGTTTCACAACGTCCAGAAATGGTATGGCGAATTCCATGTCCTCAAGGGCATCACGGATTCCGTCGAGCAAGGCGAGGTGCTGGTCATCTGCGGCCCGTCCGGATCGGGCAAGTCCACGCTCATCCGCTGCGTCAACCGGCTGGAGGAATACCAGCAGGGCCATATCCTTTTCGACGGCCACGACATCCACGGCGACGACATGGACGTCAACCGGCTGCGCTGCGACATCGGCATCGTCTTCCAGCAGTTCAATCTCTATCCCCACCTGTCGGTGCTCAAAAACATCACCCTGGCCCCGACCAAGGTCAAAAAGATGCCGCGCAAGGAGGCCGAGGAACTGGCGCTTGCGCTCCTCGAACGGGTCGGCATCCACGAGCAGGCCAGGAAATTCCCGGCCGAACTGTCCGGCGGCCAGCAGCAGCGCGTGGCCATCGCCCGGGCCCTGGCCATGAAGCCCAAGGTCATGCTTTTTGACGAGCCGACCTCGGCCCTGGACCCGGAGATGATCAACGAGGTCTTAAACGTCATGAAGGACCTGGCCCGCGACGGCATGACCATGCTGTGCGTGACCCACGAGATGGGCTTTGCCCGGGAGGTGGCCGACCGGGTCGTGTTCATGGATTTCGGCGAAATCATCGAAGGCGCGCCGCCGCTGGAGTTCTTCAAGAACCCCCGGCACGACCGGACCAAGCTTTTCCTCAAGGAAATTCTCTAG
- a CDS encoding response regulator transcription factor, whose product MRILLVEDDEKIASFIIGGLRQSGFAVDHAADGLDGLHLATTEPYAVAVIDVMLPGMDGLKVIEELRRRKVNTPIIILSAKRSVEDRVRGLETGSDDYISKPFSFSELLARVQALIRRSTSASEPTRLSVGELSMNLLTRDVHRGETAVQLQPREFALLEYFMRNPGKVLSKTMIMEHVWDYHFDPQTNLVDVLVCRLRNKIDRDYDRKMLHTLRGVGYVLKE is encoded by the coding sequence ATGCGGATTCTGCTCGTCGAAGACGACGAGAAAATCGCCTCGTTCATCATCGGCGGCCTGCGCCAAAGCGGGTTTGCCGTGGATCATGCGGCCGACGGCCTGGACGGCCTGCACCTGGCCACCACCGAGCCCTATGCCGTGGCCGTCATCGACGTCATGCTGCCGGGCATGGATGGCCTGAAGGTCATCGAGGAACTGCGGCGGCGCAAGGTCAACACGCCCATCATCATCCTCTCGGCCAAGCGGTCGGTGGAGGACCGGGTGCGGGGCCTCGAGACCGGCAGCGACGACTACATTTCCAAGCCCTTCTCCTTTTCCGAACTCCTGGCCCGGGTCCAGGCCCTTATCCGCCGGTCCACCAGCGCCTCGGAGCCGACGCGCCTGTCGGTGGGCGAGCTGTCCATGAATCTCCTCACCCGCGACGTGCACCGGGGCGAAACGGCCGTGCAGCTTCAGCCCCGGGAATTCGCCCTGCTCGAATACTTCATGCGCAATCCCGGCAAGGTCCTGTCCAAGACTATGATCATGGAGCATGTCTGGGACTACCACTTCGATCCCCAGACCAACCTGGTCGACGTGCTGGTCTGCCGGCTGCGCAACAAGATCGACCGGGACTACGACCGCAAGATGCTGCATACCCTGCGCGGGGTCGGGTATGTCCTCAAGGAGTAG
- a CDS encoding sensor histidine kinase: protein MSSRSRVLFRSTTFRLTASYSLIFISSALILFLLAYSLLSDAVREGDRVSLIQKVREYASISQKKGPAGLVEFIQLERENYDYDEYYLRIDGVDEKPLLVLSPSDQPPLPDRLPTGPPGPATQWFFLPEAQGGSLIEMAGRALPGGGAVYMGKDAGDRERLLRQFRVIFAGIMAPVALVGLTAGFILARRVLKPIQALIDTVRAIDTGRMDARVPGEGADDELNELARLFNAMLDKIKSLITGMREALDNVAHDLRTPATRTLAAVEMAAATKNEPEELREALLDCAEETRRMVSMLDILMDISEAETGAMRLHLGPTDMAALMEEAVELYQYVAEEKGVTLTVAPPDRLPVVADADRLRQVLANLLDNAVKYTPAGGHVEVAATRLGNTVSVCVADTGEGIVAEDIPRIFDRLYRADKSRSQRGLGLGLSLVRAVLYAHGGTIYVQSEPGAGSRFTFTLPAADPRAPLPA, encoded by the coding sequence ATGTCCTCAAGGAGTAGGGTCCTTTTCCGATCCACCACCTTCCGGCTGACGGCCAGCTATTCCCTGATCTTCATCTCGAGCGCGCTCATCCTCTTCCTGCTCGCCTATTCGCTCCTCTCCGACGCCGTGCGCGAGGGCGACCGGGTGTCGCTCATCCAAAAAGTGCGGGAATACGCCTCCATCAGCCAGAAGAAAGGGCCGGCCGGGCTGGTGGAATTCATTCAGCTCGAGCGCGAGAACTACGACTACGACGAATACTACCTGCGCATCGACGGCGTGGACGAAAAGCCGCTGCTCGTCCTGTCGCCCTCCGACCAGCCGCCCTTGCCCGACCGGCTGCCGACAGGCCCGCCCGGGCCGGCCACCCAGTGGTTTTTCCTGCCGGAAGCCCAGGGCGGCAGCCTGATCGAAATGGCCGGCCGGGCCCTGCCCGGCGGCGGGGCCGTGTACATGGGCAAGGACGCCGGCGACCGGGAGCGGCTCCTGCGCCAGTTCCGGGTCATTTTCGCCGGCATCATGGCCCCGGTGGCCCTGGTCGGCCTGACGGCCGGCTTCATCCTGGCCCGGCGCGTGCTCAAACCCATCCAGGCGCTCATCGACACGGTCCGGGCCATCGACACCGGCCGCATGGACGCCCGGGTCCCGGGCGAAGGGGCCGACGACGAGCTCAACGAGCTGGCCCGGCTTTTCAACGCCATGCTGGACAAGATCAAGAGCCTGATCACCGGCATGCGCGAGGCCCTCGACAACGTGGCCCACGACCTGCGCACCCCGGCCACCCGGACGCTCGCCGCCGTGGAGATGGCCGCGGCCACCAAGAACGAGCCCGAGGAGCTGCGCGAGGCGCTTCTCGACTGCGCCGAGGAGACCCGGCGCATGGTCAGCATGCTCGACATCCTCATGGACATCTCCGAGGCCGAGACCGGGGCCATGCGCCTGCACCTGGGGCCGACGGACATGGCCGCCCTCATGGAAGAGGCGGTGGAGCTCTACCAGTACGTGGCCGAGGAAAAAGGCGTGACCCTGACCGTGGCCCCCCCCGACCGGCTGCCGGTGGTGGCCGACGCCGACCGCCTGCGCCAGGTGCTGGCCAACCTGCTCGACAACGCGGTCAAGTACACGCCGGCCGGCGGCCACGTGGAGGTCGCGGCCACGCGCCTTGGCAACACGGTGTCGGTGTGCGTGGCCGACACCGGCGAGGGCATCGTGGCCGAGGACATCCCGCGCATCTTCGACCGCCTCTACCGGGCCGACAAGAGCCGGTCCCAGCGGGGCCTCGGCCTCGGCCTGTCCCTGGTGCGGGCCGTGCTCTACGCCCACGGCGGCACCATCTACGTGCAAAGCGAGCCCGGCGCCGGCAGCCGCTTCACCTTCACCCTGCCGGCGGCCGATCCCAGGGCCCCCTTGCCGGCCTGA
- a CDS encoding EAL and HDOD domain-containing protein: MTDTDTSGATPFFFTKQALFDVKRKLWGYEIQGGSEACAALACFIDQEQVVGSLASSSYMGVQHAVERGKKVVAPFDETGLLSKAPYALPPQCGVVKAVGRVSRPEAVLDAARQLRADGYALALESGPGMADLPGLPELADVLCFDAGSGADPRDFLDRAKGRKVALLASRVQGLEQFEALKAAGFTLFQGRFFKEPEIMADRKLTSHQMSRFSLLRLIEAEDPDVDALSEAISGDVSVSFRLLSYLNSAAFGFPQKIQSIRQAIMVLGTIKMRNWLRAVLLADMAQHGDMPRELAELSLERARFLEQVGSRYDFWDFNPGSLFLLGLFSLLDAILGLPMGQVTEYLPLEEKLKEALRRETQSEYQPLLDLVACIEDADWQRLGELTRKLGFDQEVVKACASEAMAWSSAFFVTQGPPAA, translated from the coding sequence ATGACCGATACGGACACCAGCGGCGCCACGCCCTTTTTCTTCACCAAACAGGCCCTTTTCGACGTCAAGCGCAAGCTGTGGGGCTACGAGATCCAGGGCGGCTCCGAGGCCTGCGCGGCGCTGGCCTGTTTCATCGACCAGGAGCAGGTCGTCGGCTCCCTGGCCTCGTCCTCCTACATGGGCGTGCAGCACGCCGTGGAACGGGGCAAGAAGGTCGTGGCCCCCTTTGACGAGACCGGGCTCCTGTCCAAGGCCCCCTACGCCCTGCCGCCCCAGTGCGGGGTGGTCAAGGCCGTGGGCCGGGTCAGCCGGCCGGAAGCGGTCCTGGACGCCGCCCGCCAGCTGCGGGCCGACGGCTACGCCCTGGCCCTCGAATCCGGCCCGGGCATGGCCGACCTGCCGGGCCTGCCCGAGCTGGCCGACGTTTTGTGCTTCGACGCCGGGAGCGGCGCCGACCCGCGCGATTTCCTGGACCGGGCCAAGGGCAGGAAAGTGGCACTCCTCGCCTCCAGGGTTCAGGGCCTCGAGCAGTTCGAGGCCTTGAAAGCCGCCGGGTTCACCCTGTTCCAGGGCCGGTTCTTCAAGGAACCCGAGATCATGGCCGACCGCAAGCTCACCTCCCACCAGATGAGCCGCTTCAGCCTCCTGCGCCTGATCGAGGCCGAGGACCCGGACGTGGACGCCCTGTCGGAAGCCATTTCCGGCGACGTGTCGGTCAGCTTCCGGCTCCTGTCCTATTTGAACAGCGCGGCCTTCGGCTTCCCGCAAAAAATCCAATCCATCCGGCAGGCCATCATGGTCCTCGGCACGATCAAGATGCGCAACTGGCTGCGGGCGGTCCTCCTGGCCGACATGGCCCAGCACGGGGACATGCCCCGGGAGCTGGCCGAGCTGTCCCTGGAGCGGGCCCGCTTCCTGGAGCAGGTGGGCAGCCGCTACGACTTCTGGGACTTCAATCCGGGGTCGCTTTTCCTGCTCGGGCTTTTCTCCCTGCTCGACGCCATCCTCGGCCTGCCCATGGGCCAGGTGACCGAATACCTGCCCCTGGAGGAAAAGCTCAAGGAGGCCCTGCGCCGGGAGACCCAGAGCGAATACCAGCCGCTCCTCGATCTCGTGGCCTGCATCGAGGACGCGGACTGGCAACGCCTGGGCGAGCTGACCCGCAAGCTCGGCTTCGACCAGGAAGTGGTCAAGGCCTGCGCCAGCGAGGCCATGGCCTGGAGCAGCGCCTTTTTCGTCACCCAGGGACCGCCGGCCGCCTAG
- a CDS encoding response regulator gives MRFLIVDDDESIILFLRTFLSAYAECLTACDGMEALSAFEAALEEDQPFTAVFMDILMPGMDGNEVVQALRRIEDASGPAERFKLIMISVLADTKNVSESFFQGRADAYLPKPLRRESLLLELARLGLIAPPPPPQ, from the coding sequence ATGCGCTTTCTCATCGTGGATGACGATGAAAGCATCATCCTCTTTCTGCGAACCTTTCTCTCGGCCTATGCCGAATGCCTCACGGCCTGCGACGGCATGGAGGCCCTGTCCGCCTTCGAGGCCGCCCTGGAGGAGGACCAGCCGTTTACGGCCGTGTTCATGGACATCCTCATGCCTGGCATGGACGGCAATGAAGTGGTCCAGGCCCTGCGCCGCATCGAAGACGCCTCGGGCCCGGCCGAGCGGTTCAAGCTCATCATGATCTCGGTTCTGGCCGACACCAAAAACGTCAGCGAATCCTTTTTCCAGGGCCGGGCCGACGCCTACCTGCCCAAGCCCCTGCGCCGCGAATCCCTGCTCCTGGAACTGGCCCGGCTCGGGCTCATCGCCCCGCCCCCCCCGCCGCAATAG
- a CDS encoding Hpt domain-containing protein, producing MEAPVRPLPSPVTVDGDLRPIFGRFLDIQRGQIEALGNALVAGDQGTAVLLAHTVRGAAATYQLPEAAAVAAAIEEQARGRNLAPAAPLVDVLRRYFREVEVVFRDERERTDGPVAARTENP from the coding sequence ATGGAGGCACCGGTGCGGCCCCTTCCCTCTCCCGTGACGGTGGACGGCGACCTGCGGCCCATCTTTGGCCGGTTTCTCGACATCCAGCGCGGCCAGATCGAGGCGCTGGGCAACGCCCTCGTAGCCGGCGACCAGGGAACCGCCGTGCTCTTGGCCCATACGGTCCGGGGCGCGGCCGCCACCTACCAGTTGCCCGAGGCCGCCGCCGTGGCCGCCGCCATCGAGGAACAGGCCCGTGGCCGCAATCTGGCCCCGGCCGCGCCCCTGGTCGACGTCCTGCGGCGCTATTTTCGGGAGGTGGAAGTGGTCTTCCGGGACGAGCGGGAAAGAACCGATGGGCCGGTTGCGGCCCGAACGGAAAACCCGTAG
- a CDS encoding tyrosine-type recombinase/integrase translates to MATFRKRGNLQWEARIRKRGYPATCKTFDTKAEAEQWAKGVETEMSKGQFVSTKEAESYTLSECLDRYKEEYLPRLKDPRREISRANCLQSRAIAHRIMSTIRSKDIADYRRAREKEGISANTIRLDLALLSRLFNFAKSDWGMESLTNPVQLAAKPKLPPGRERRLESGEEEKLFEAIGDDFEFCAIIKFALETAMRRGEIVKLAWEDIDLRNKSVLLRDTKNGTCRTVPLSRKAIEVLQGLPRHISGRVFPGHLHPDTLSSKMGKACQLAGLANLHFHDLRHEATSRFFEHTDLDVMEIKAITGHKSLQMLARYTHLRSANLAARLDGAKRGEVRRF, encoded by the coding sequence ATGGCAACATTTCGCAAGCGGGGAAATCTCCAGTGGGAAGCCAGGATTCGCAAGCGAGGTTACCCGGCAACATGCAAGACCTTCGATACAAAGGCCGAGGCCGAGCAATGGGCAAAGGGAGTCGAGACCGAGATGTCCAAAGGACAGTTTGTCTCGACCAAAGAGGCCGAGAGCTACACTTTGAGCGAATGTTTGGATCGCTATAAAGAGGAATATTTGCCAAGGCTCAAAGACCCTCGCCGTGAAATTTCCCGAGCTAATTGCCTTCAATCACGTGCCATCGCCCACCGTATCATGTCAACGATTCGGTCTAAAGACATTGCGGATTACCGACGCGCCCGGGAGAAAGAGGGTATTTCGGCCAATACGATCCGTTTGGACCTGGCTCTTCTCTCCAGGCTCTTTAATTTTGCCAAGAGCGATTGGGGAATGGAGAGTTTGACCAATCCCGTGCAACTCGCCGCCAAACCAAAATTGCCGCCGGGACGCGAGAGACGGCTGGAATCTGGCGAGGAAGAAAAACTCTTTGAAGCTATTGGCGATGATTTTGAGTTTTGCGCAATTATCAAGTTCGCCCTGGAAACAGCCATGCGCCGTGGCGAGATAGTCAAGCTCGCCTGGGAAGACATTGATCTCCGCAACAAATCGGTGCTGCTGCGTGACACCAAAAACGGGACATGCAGGACAGTCCCTTTATCTCGAAAAGCGATCGAAGTGCTCCAAGGGCTCCCTCGTCATATTTCCGGGCGAGTCTTTCCCGGCCACCTCCATCCCGACACGCTGTCATCGAAGATGGGCAAGGCTTGCCAATTGGCCGGACTGGCGAACTTGCACTTTCATGACCTGCGCCATGAAGCCACCAGTCGCTTCTTTGAGCATACGGACTTGGATGTGATGGAAATCAAGGCCATTACCGGGCATAAGTCATTGCAAATGCTGGCGAGGTACACGCACTTACGCTCGGCCAACCTCGCCGCGAGACTGGATGGCGCGAAGCGTGGAGAGGTCAGGCGCTTTTAA
- a CDS encoding PfkB family carbohydrate kinase, translating into MTPYMRNIYGSGGRAAVALSRLDHGLKLYSYASRQVEKEFSAIAHSCKFDFSHTNNDQKITFSYIHPLSIPTICPHPLLIKKNTPISIAAEIVLRYGMLEGDAIIDSQIAVYDPQDAYLPKMFHDNGSKAGKLAVILNKHEGNLLTGLEDEKEIVAKISHVDNASVVVLKMGPRGALVYESGNYNLIPCFQTNSISPIGSGDIFSAVFAFEWAKNKKKSIEAAENASGAVAEFCKLPALPLATIRSPTELGLKPIAEKDIRKKPRVYLAGPFFTLSQLWMIEEARNALIDLGLQVFSPYHDIGEGAGVDVAPKDIKAIRECDILFAILSGQDPGTIFEIGFAKALDKPVIVFVENEKEEDLKMIEGSGCYVFNDFVAAVYNTRWMLW; encoded by the coding sequence ATGACGCCGTATATGCGCAACATATACGGGTCAGGTGGCAGGGCTGCTGTGGCGTTGTCTCGTCTTGACCATGGCTTAAAATTGTACTCGTATGCTTCTCGTCAAGTAGAAAAAGAATTTTCTGCAATAGCTCACTCTTGTAAGTTTGACTTTTCTCACACAAATAATGACCAGAAAATAACATTTTCATATATACATCCTTTGTCCATTCCAACAATATGTCCACATCCGTTGTTGATCAAAAAGAATACTCCAATTTCGATAGCTGCTGAAATAGTTTTACGATACGGCATGCTGGAGGGAGATGCAATTATTGATTCGCAAATAGCTGTCTATGATCCTCAGGACGCATATCTGCCAAAAATGTTTCACGACAATGGATCTAAGGCTGGAAAGTTGGCGGTGATTCTTAATAAACATGAAGGAAATTTGCTCACAGGCCTTGAAGATGAAAAAGAAATTGTTGCTAAAATTAGTCATGTGGACAATGCCTCAGTTGTTGTTTTGAAAATGGGGCCGCGTGGGGCTTTAGTCTATGAGAGCGGAAATTATAATCTAATTCCATGCTTCCAGACAAATTCGATTTCACCAATTGGTTCTGGGGATATATTTAGCGCGGTTTTTGCTTTCGAGTGGGCTAAAAACAAAAAGAAATCTATCGAAGCCGCTGAAAACGCATCTGGCGCAGTGGCTGAATTTTGCAAGTTGCCAGCACTGCCTCTTGCTACAATCAGGTCGCCTACAGAATTGGGGCTAAAGCCGATTGCTGAGAAGGACATCAGGAAAAAGCCACGAGTTTATCTAGCGGGTCCGTTCTTTACGCTTTCGCAATTATGGATGATAGAAGAGGCGCGAAATGCTCTCATTGATTTAGGCTTACAAGTCTTTTCGCCATACCACGACATTGGCGAGGGGGCAGGTGTCGATGTTGCTCCTAAGGATATTAAGGCAATTCGCGAATGTGACATTCTCTTTGCAATCCTCAGCGGGCAAGACCCGGGAACGATATTTGAAATTGGGTTCGCAAAGGCACTTGATAAGCCAGTAATTGTATTTGTTGAAAACGAAAAAGAAGAGGACCTAAAAATGATTGAAGGCTCGGGGTGTTATGTTTTTAACGACTTCGTTGCGGCTGTGTATAATACTCGGTGGATGTTATGGTAA
- a CDS encoding 7-cyano-7-deazaguanine synthase yields MVKNSAILLSGGMDSTSLAFWKKPNFAFTIDYGQKAAMAEIRAARQVAKEIGISHDTIAIDCSSLGSGDMAMAAPLPNAPSTDWWPFRNQLLITLAAMKAICRNINLLYIGLVKSDSSYKDGCSDFVDKISRTLSFQEGNIEVMAPAIDMTAAELVNMSKIPRTLLAWSHSCHVSDFACGRCRGCNKHRLVMEECYGKESC; encoded by the coding sequence ATGGTAAAAAATAGTGCCATCTTGCTTTCTGGCGGCATGGACTCAACATCTTTGGCTTTCTGGAAAAAGCCTAATTTTGCCTTTACAATTGACTATGGGCAAAAAGCAGCTATGGCAGAAATACGAGCAGCGCGACAGGTGGCAAAGGAAATTGGCATCTCTCATGATACGATAGCCATAGATTGCTCCAGTCTAGGTTCTGGCGACATGGCAATGGCAGCCCCATTACCCAATGCCCCGTCGACCGATTGGTGGCCATTTCGCAACCAACTGCTTATTACATTAGCAGCAATGAAAGCTATTTGTAGAAATATCAATTTGCTATATATCGGACTAGTCAAGAGTGACTCGAGCTATAAAGATGGGTGTTCTGATTTTGTAGATAAAATTTCGAGGACATTATCATTTCAAGAAGGGAATATAGAGGTTATGGCACCTGCTATTGACATGACTGCTGCCGAATTAGTGAACATGTCAAAGATTCCTAGAACATTATTGGCGTGGTCACATTCGTGCCATGTGTCTGACTTTGCCTGTGGCAGATGCAGGGGATGTAATAAACATCGTTTGGTAATGGAAGAATGCTATGGAAAGGAATCTTGTTAA
- a CDS encoding nitroreductase family protein gives MERNLVKLNSPSLRSQAGLFSEYKYDVKSVEYLEHVKRTDVVNIFDLCSTRATERIFYKTSRVDISLLFWYSFKSICTRKEFDITIKHKAFPSAGGRHSIDVLYITHHNNRWNCFLYDDCAHALCLLDINNRQILNFIHKISSVLDPQFGDIIWFVSQDLKLSSKYENAESLIWRDAGVALGHLAFVAEAIGLNFCPLGITGDNEIRELLCIPESLSPVGGCIVGRKGPYEK, from the coding sequence ATGGAAAGGAATCTTGTTAAGCTTAATTCGCCAAGTCTACGAAGTCAAGCAGGTCTTTTCTCAGAATATAAATACGATGTTAAAAGTGTCGAATATTTAGAACATGTGAAGCGAACAGATGTTGTTAATATATTTGACCTATGCTCAACAAGAGCGACTGAGCGTATTTTTTACAAAACAAGTCGTGTTGATATCTCTTTGCTTTTTTGGTATTCATTTAAAAGTATTTGTACGCGAAAGGAATTTGACATAACGATTAAACACAAGGCGTTCCCTTCCGCCGGAGGTCGGCATTCTATTGATGTTTTGTATATAACGCATCATAATAATAGATGGAACTGTTTTCTGTATGATGACTGTGCACACGCCTTATGTTTACTTGATATAAATAATCGGCAAATTTTAAATTTTATCCATAAAATTTCTTCTGTACTTGACCCGCAATTTGGTGATATAATTTGGTTTGTCTCACAAGATTTAAAATTGTCGTCAAAGTATGAAAACGCAGAAAGCCTGATTTGGAGAGATGCGGGCGTGGCATTAGGGCATTTGGCTTTTGTTGCTGAAGCCATTGGACTTAATTTTTGTCCTCTAGGCATTACTGGTGATAATGAAATAAGGGAATTGTTGTGTATTCCCGAAAGCTTATCTCCTGTTGGAGGATGTATCGTAGGGAGGAAAGGCCCTTACGAAAAATGA
- a CDS encoding DNA adenine methylase — protein sequence MRFDGGKGVCFAQIINLIPPHTRYIETHLGGGAVMRNKKASTEQIGIDINPSVIQKWEKSEDSLCKLINDDAISALQKLKLDSETVIYADPPYHPLTRRRRKVYKHDYSLNDHIMLLDFVLSIPSKVIISGYYSDLYSDKLKYWNVHKFKAKTHTDVREEYIWYNFEKPKKLHDYKYVGNNFRERERIRRKRERIIKNLMSMPIVEVNAILSTLKENVDPIIEN from the coding sequence ATGCGATTTGACGGAGGAAAAGGGGTTTGCTTTGCGCAAATCATTAATCTTATCCCTCCCCACACGAGATACATCGAGACTCACCTTGGGGGAGGAGCCGTCATGCGGAATAAAAAGGCATCCACAGAACAAATCGGAATAGATATTAACCCGTCGGTAATTCAAAAGTGGGAAAAAAGTGAAGATAGTTTATGCAAATTAATTAACGACGATGCAATATCTGCGCTGCAAAAACTTAAATTAGACAGTGAGACCGTTATATATGCTGATCCTCCTTACCATCCACTGACAAGACGACGCAGAAAAGTATATAAGCACGATTACAGCCTAAATGATCACATTATGTTGTTAGACTTTGTTCTATCTATTCCGAGTAAAGTCATTATATCAGGATATTATTCTGATCTATATTCTGACAAGTTAAAGTATTGGAATGTTCACAAATTCAAGGCAAAGACACACACTGATGTTAGAGAAGAATATATTTGGTATAATTTTGAAAAGCCAAAAAAATTACATGACTACAAATATGTAGGCAATAATTTTAGAGAGAGGGAAAGAATAAGAAGAAAACGGGAGAGAATCATAAAAAATCTCATGTCAATGCCAATTGTTGAAGTAAATGCTATTTTATCCACACTAAAAGAAAATGTTGACCCTATAATTGAGAACTGA
- a CDS encoding plasmid mobilization protein — MKEKAPSRTAWIKLRVTPAEKEAITAKAQAQGQTVTDFIRQRAMDYRLRQTPLEKEHVRQLARVGANLNQLARWANTYKSRAEAIQVLATLLSIERSLKRGAGAGEGERQEPSSSMESKAFRETPCT, encoded by the coding sequence ATGAAAGAAAAGGCTCCGAGCCGGACAGCCTGGATCAAGCTTCGCGTCACCCCGGCTGAGAAGGAAGCGATCACGGCCAAGGCGCAAGCCCAGGGCCAGACCGTGACGGATTTCATCCGCCAACGCGCCATGGACTACCGCCTTCGCCAAACACCCCTGGAGAAGGAGCACGTTCGCCAGCTTGCCCGAGTGGGTGCGAACTTGAACCAACTAGCCAGGTGGGCCAATACGTACAAAAGCCGTGCAGAGGCCATTCAGGTCTTGGCTACCCTCTTGAGCATCGAGAGGTCCCTCAAGCGAGGCGCAGGCGCGGGAGAAGGCGAGCGGCAAGAACCCTCTTCCTCCATGGAGTCAAAAGCTTTCAGGGAGACACCATGTACATGA